One genomic segment of Devosia sp. includes these proteins:
- the lnt gene encoding apolipoprotein N-acyltransferase, translating into MTWLAETAMLSQGWRRFLLLVLAGAVAGLSVPPLFILPALFLAMPIWVWALDGAERGRGWRRLFGPAFAIGFAFGWGYFLVAFHWLGAAFFVDGGWVLWAMPFAIAALAALIALFWGLASALAHLSWSHGWVRILTLAAWLALAEFARGHLFTGFPFDLLGYALTGSDEMMQLASVIGVYGLTFLAPLLAMTPALVWPGDDRSWSHRLAPLFLALFVIAAQLGYGWNRLTGISATERTDVTLRLVQPLVYEHADFGNVDPVALVDRLIMLSDMRMDPTDQGLADITQLVWPESSLPFFLETYPEALARIARMLPEQASLLAGVPRRPLALAETGSTQPPFNSVVAIDTEGEIIASYDKAHLVPFGEYLPFADFFSQLGITQFVPGADGWSAGDVRRRLMSLPGAPAPLVLVCYEIIFSGDLGETEGAQYLLNVTNDAWFDRSIGPAQHAHHARLRAVEEGMSLVRAANTGLTFATDPLGRITAQLVPGQMAALDVRPHQKLDGTAFSRLRHWPFLIAVIAGILCGFVAARGRPRRQRGQL; encoded by the coding sequence ATGACCTGGCTGGCCGAAACTGCCATGTTGAGCCAGGGCTGGCGCCGCTTTCTGCTGCTCGTCCTGGCTGGCGCCGTGGCGGGCCTGTCGGTGCCGCCGCTCTTCATCCTGCCGGCCCTGTTCCTGGCCATGCCCATCTGGGTCTGGGCGCTCGATGGCGCCGAGCGCGGTCGCGGCTGGCGGCGCCTGTTCGGCCCCGCCTTCGCCATCGGCTTTGCCTTTGGCTGGGGCTATTTTCTCGTGGCCTTTCACTGGCTGGGGGCGGCATTTTTCGTTGATGGCGGCTGGGTGCTCTGGGCCATGCCCTTCGCCATTGCCGCACTGGCGGCGCTCATTGCCCTGTTCTGGGGCCTGGCCAGCGCGCTGGCGCACCTGTCCTGGAGCCATGGCTGGGTGCGCATTCTCACCCTAGCGGCATGGCTGGCCCTGGCTGAGTTCGCCCGCGGACACCTGTTCACCGGCTTCCCCTTCGACCTTTTGGGCTATGCGCTGACCGGCAGCGACGAGATGATGCAACTGGCCTCGGTGATCGGGGTCTATGGCCTGACCTTCCTCGCGCCGCTCCTGGCCATGACCCCGGCCCTGGTCTGGCCCGGGGACGACCGGAGCTGGTCGCACCGGCTGGCGCCGCTGTTCCTGGCGCTCTTCGTGATCGCAGCGCAGCTCGGCTATGGCTGGAACCGGTTGACCGGAATCAGCGCCACCGAGCGCACCGATGTGACGCTGCGCCTGGTACAGCCGCTGGTCTATGAACATGCCGATTTCGGCAATGTCGACCCTGTGGCGCTGGTCGACCGGCTGATCATGCTGTCCGACATGCGCATGGACCCGACCGATCAGGGCCTGGCCGATATCACCCAGCTGGTCTGGCCCGAATCGAGCCTGCCCTTCTTCCTCGAAACCTATCCCGAGGCGCTGGCGCGCATTGCCCGCATGCTGCCCGAACAGGCGAGCCTTTTGGCCGGGGTGCCGCGGCGCCCGCTGGCGCTGGCCGAAACCGGCTCCACCCAGCCGCCGTTCAACTCGGTCGTGGCCATCGACACCGAGGGCGAGATCATTGCCTCCTATGACAAGGCGCATCTGGTGCCGTTCGGCGAATATCTGCCTTTTGCGGATTTCTTTTCGCAATTGGGGATCACCCAGTTCGTGCCTGGCGCCGATGGCTGGTCCGCCGGCGATGTGCGGCGGCGGCTGATGAGCCTGCCCGGCGCTCCTGCGCCGCTGGTCCTTGTCTGTTACGAGATCATCTTCTCCGGCGACCTGGGCGAGACCGAAGGCGCTCAATATCTGCTCAATGTCACCAATGACGCCTGGTTCGACCGCTCGATCGGCCCGGCCCAGCATGCCCATCATGCGCGCCTGCGCGCCGTGGAGGAGGGCATGAGCTTGGTGCGGGCGGCCAATACCGGTCTGACCTTCGCCACCGATCCCCTGGGTCGGATTACGGCGCAACTGGTTCCCGGCCAGATGGCCGCGCTGGATGTTCGTCCGCATCAGAAGCTGGACGGAACGGCCTTTTCCCGCCTGCGCCACTGGCCCTTCCTCATTGCCGTGATCGCCGGCATCCTCTGCGGCTTTGTCGCGGCGCGCGGCCGCCCCCGGCGCCAGCGCGGCCAGCTCTGA
- a CDS encoding GFA family protein: MPQAQDHHGSCHCGAVRFTIHTDLSGLGDCNCSRCRRLGWVMQSAPADQFTLLDGADNLTLYHFNTEKIDHLFCKTCGIESFARGSDGKGNEMVMVNVNCLDVPPGIDRAAIKHWDGANF, encoded by the coding sequence ATGCCCCAAGCTCAGGACCATCACGGCTCATGCCATTGCGGCGCTGTCCGCTTCACCATCCATACGGATCTCTCGGGACTGGGCGATTGCAATTGCTCGCGCTGCCGGCGTCTGGGCTGGGTCATGCAGTCGGCGCCGGCCGATCAGTTCACGCTTCTGGACGGCGCGGACAACCTGACGCTCTATCATTTCAACACCGAAAAGATCGATCACCTGTTCTGCAAGACCTGCGGCATCGAATCGTTTGCGCGCGGCTCGGACGGCAAGGGGAACGAGATGGTCATGGTCAATGTGAACTGTCTCGATGTCCCGCCGGGCATTGATCGTGCCGCGATAAAGCACTGGGACGGGGCAAACTTCTGA
- a CDS encoding complex I NDUFA9 subunit family protein: MDRTEPKLVTVFGGSGFVGTHLVQLLARQGHRIRVAVRRPDLAGETRMFGSVGQVVPVQANIRNLASVERAVAGADIVVNLVGIGFSRGAQSFEAVHVEGAANVARAAAQAGVRTLVHMSALGVEKAAEVSAYADSKLRGEAAVAAAFPGAIILRPSLMFGKGDGFFNLMGTLARLFPVMPLVSGETLFQPVYVGDVAEALAKSTKGEVKPGRIYELGGPLVESHKLLMQRILREAGRNRPLLPVPAGLMKFKAACLSILPFRPLITADQVDLLGVDNVVSDAAKKDKRTLSAFGIAPTGMDEVLPTYMWRFRRHGEFDREDTSGDKGVAA, encoded by the coding sequence ATGGACCGCACAGAACCCAAGCTCGTCACCGTTTTCGGTGGATCGGGATTTGTCGGCACCCATCTCGTGCAGTTGCTGGCGCGTCAGGGCCACCGCATTCGCGTGGCGGTGCGCCGCCCCGATCTTGCCGGTGAAACCCGCATGTTCGGCAGCGTCGGCCAGGTCGTGCCGGTACAGGCCAATATCCGCAACCTGGCCTCGGTGGAACGCGCCGTGGCCGGCGCCGATATCGTCGTCAACCTTGTGGGCATCGGCTTCTCGCGCGGCGCCCAGTCCTTTGAGGCTGTCCATGTCGAGGGCGCGGCCAATGTGGCGCGCGCGGCGGCCCAGGCCGGTGTCCGGACCCTGGTCCACATGTCGGCGCTCGGGGTCGAAAAGGCCGCCGAAGTCAGTGCCTATGCCGACAGCAAGCTGCGCGGCGAAGCAGCCGTTGCGGCAGCCTTCCCTGGCGCGATCATCCTGCGGCCCTCGCTGATGTTCGGCAAGGGTGACGGCTTTTTCAACCTCATGGGCACCCTGGCCCGCCTGTTCCCGGTCATGCCGCTGGTTTCGGGCGAGACGCTGTTCCAGCCGGTCTATGTCGGCGACGTCGCCGAGGCCCTGGCCAAGTCCACGAAGGGCGAGGTCAAGCCGGGTCGCATTTATGAACTGGGCGGCCCGCTCGTGGAGAGCCACAAGCTGCTGATGCAGCGCATTCTGCGCGAAGCCGGCCGCAACCGGCCCCTGCTGCCGGTTCCTGCCGGGCTGATGAAGTTCAAGGCGGCCTGCCTCTCCATCCTGCCGTTCCGGCCGCTGATCACCGCCGATCAGGTCGATCTGCTGGGCGTCGACAATGTCGTTTCCGACGCGGCCAAGAAGGACAAGCGCACCCTGTCTGCCTTCGGCATTGCCCCTACGGGCATGGATGAGGTTCTGCCCACCTATATGTGGCGCTTCCGCCGCCATGGCGAATTCGACCGCGAGGACACCAGCGGCGACAAGGGCGTCGCCGCCTGA
- a CDS encoding PadR family transcriptional regulator, with protein sequence MNDWKDTDMNWRRFERMARRGWGRMQNLAGEEFGNWGGNMRVGRMLASGDLRLVALYLIEQQPRHGYDLIKAVEERSNGVYSPSPGIVYPALTYLEEAGYVTSAADGNKKLYTITDDGKAHLEENREAVSSTLDFLGRTGEQMNRFREFVKADWPFGGEGRPEDGNVPPHWGERRSHADHDRPMQDAIPELEAARKALKQALKKARRGSEEQQRRAADILRRAAAEVDSLGDDEVDI encoded by the coding sequence ATGAACGATTGGAAAGACACAGACATGAACTGGCGCCGCTTCGAGCGCATGGCGCGGCGCGGCTGGGGTCGCATGCAGAACCTGGCCGGCGAGGAATTCGGCAATTGGGGCGGCAATATGCGCGTCGGGCGGATGCTGGCATCGGGCGATCTGCGTCTCGTTGCCCTCTACCTCATCGAGCAGCAGCCGCGTCACGGTTATGATCTGATCAAGGCGGTGGAGGAGCGGTCCAACGGCGTCTATTCGCCCAGCCCCGGCATCGTCTATCCGGCCCTGACCTATCTGGAAGAAGCCGGCTATGTCACCTCGGCGGCCGATGGCAACAAGAAGCTCTATACCATCACCGATGACGGTAAGGCGCATCTCGAGGAAAATCGCGAGGCGGTCTCCTCGACGCTGGATTTCCTCGGCCGCACCGGCGAGCAGATGAACCGCTTCCGTGAATTCGTGAAGGCCGATTGGCCTTTCGGCGGCGAGGGGCGCCCCGAAGATGGCAATGTGCCGCCCCATTGGGGCGAGCGGCGGAGCCATGCGGACCACGACCGCCCCATGCAGGATGCCATTCCCGAACTGGAGGCGGCCCGCAAGGCGCTCAAGCAGGCGCTGAAGAAGGCCCGCCGGGGCAGCGAGGAGCAGCAGCGCCGCGCCGCTGACATCCTCCGCCGCGCTGCGGCCGAAGTGGATAGCTTGGGCGATGACGAGGTGGATATTTAG